The Ostrinia nubilalis chromosome 30, ilOstNubi1.1, whole genome shotgun sequence DNA segment GACACAGTTTTAATCACCCATTCTATTGGTTGGTTAGTGACATACCCTATACGGCCTATACGCTGTATACTGGTATGGTTGATACTAGGGGCGTACCATATACGgccagggccggattaaccatctcggggcccctaggcacagctcgtttcgggccccccttttttttgtcgcggaggataTGCTTTGCGCCCCGtcagggggcgtccattaattacgtgagacgttTAGGGGAGGGAGGGGGTCaagaaaaacctcactaaatctcacgtaggggagagggggggtctcgataaatatcacgtaattttttcagCAACAAAAAGGGTCAAATTTCGAGAAAATGTCCTCCCATGCCCGGCAGCCATCAAAATTCGTTCGTCAACTTTAGTTCATAGGTTCAATAGCAATCGAAGTTGGAGCTAAACCGTCTAAACAGTAAAGAAATTAGaagaaacagttttttttatatgaaatcctAATCGAAGCTAACCCttacattatgtattttaaaaaatctcacgtgagattgtggggagggggagggggtctGGTAAAATCTCACCAAGGGTGGCGGGGGGGTTAAAAAtttgccaaaattgtctcacgtaattaatggacgccccctcaccactgccgggggacagggtggtgaGTGGGACTCCCGGCGCCTTAATaagggcgctgctccgtcctgaaaaggacggggtatacccactaaaacctccgcggcgttccgtcatcgcccaagtgggggtgtcgcgagtatcggaccgtagccttagacttccgcgacaccaCCAGCGACAGCTCGCCTACACGGCGGACCCTACATGCCGCCCCGTGTGGGGGTCCGATGGGAATGGCCCGAAACGCCAAGCCGTTACCGTCAGACGGAGGTAACAAGGGTGCCCCCGCACTCCCCCGGCCTGCTGGCCGCCATCTGGGGGGCTGAGTAGAACGGTCGTACAAACGCCTTCTCCACCCCCTACTCTACCTGCGGAGCAATTAGGCGAGAGGATCGTTCTTCCGCTCGCGCTGGGCTGCCTCCTTCTGAAGGATGACCTCTTCGCGAAAGAAGGCGACCGCCATCCAGCATCCTTCACTTCCCAGCATGACGTTGACCAGGCTCGGGAGTGAAAGATCCCGGCCCACGACCGCAGTGAGGACACGGCGCTGCTCCTTCCAGCCTGAGCAGACCGCGAGGGTGTGCTGCACCGTGTCATCCGCTGCGCTGCATTTGTGGTACAGCGGGGATTCCTCTCGCCCGATCCTATGCAGATACGAACCGAAGCAGCCATGCCCGGTCAGCACCTGCACCAGACGGAACGTGAGGAACCCGTGCGGTCGTTCCAACCATTGCTGCATTGGTCCAGAATTACAGGACCAATGGCGTCCAGAGTGCGGCGGCCAAACTGCGCGCGAGTCATGTCTTCCTTCCAGCGGTCGATCATAATGTCGCGCTCTTCCTGCCTgacggcgccgcgccgctccgGGGCCGGGCGCTTTCCACGCGCCTTCTGGTCTGCCACCCAGTGATAGGTGACAGACAAGACCCCAGCTTCTAGCTCCCAAGAAGGAGTACGAGCGAGGACGCACGCCACAGTTTGCCCTACCGTGCGGTAGGTCCTTGCGACTTTCTGCGCTATGGCCCGCTGGGGCCTGTGCAGAAAAGCAGCATTCTCCCTCTTGTTGAGTGCGTCCGCCCAGATTGGGGCGCCCTACAGCACCATACTCCTCAGAACGCCGGCATCAAGTCGACGATACCTCGTTTGTACCAAATTCGGGATGGGCCAACTCAGTGCGCCAGCTGCCTTGAGGAGGCGTGGCGCTAGCCCGTTGAAGTGCGGGCAAAAATGCCATCTCCCGTCAAGTATGAGGCCCAGATATTTCATCTGGCCTTTGACGTCAATCTTAACGTCTTCAACCACAATGTGGGCGTCGGGAGGGGTGCGCTGGCGAGGCTTCGGAAAGAAGAGGGCCTCAGTCTTCTCCAGCGCGACTTTCAGGCCGAGGCGTCGTATACTGCGAGCGATTAATGTGCCGCCCGCCAACGCCAGCCGTGCCGCGGCACCAAATGTCTTCCCCCGGGCAGTGACCAGAGTGTCATCCGCATAGCATATTAtagcatattattatgacaCTCATGCCCGCGAGAAGGACGCCCCGGAGGAGCCAGTTGAAGCCTAGGTTCCACAAGAGTGGACCGAGCACTGAACCCTGCGGAACCCCGCTGGCTACGCCGCGCCGATTGCGGTCCCGTAAGTAATCGGTCAGCAGCGCTCGAAGGTACTCAGGCACTCTGTGATGTTTAATTGCCTAGAGTATGGTAGAATGAGGGATGGTATTGAAAGCGTTGGCTATATCGAATGATACAGCCAACACTCCCTCACCCCTCTCCCTAGCCTAGCCTAGGCTTTTTAGCCTCTGAAGGGCGTCGACGGTCGACCtgtcatgtaaaccaaagcagtaatgccaacgttacgaaaatgaattaggttccacaatatcgaaatatgacgattgaatgtgtaaaccaaTATAAGGCAAAgttttgaggtggtttgagttttgctgcataaaaataatcttaaacattttttttttttttcattttttaatcgggagtgctgggcccctggtcatagtgggcccctaggcactggcctaaagtgccttatggataatacggcactgtaCGGCTGCTGCGGCGCGGCGCCCTCGAAGCCTATGAACTGGACGGCGCTATGTGACTTTAGTGAGTTGAACAGAGATGGAACTACTAATGACACATTGTGTTAGGCGCTATTCAAATGAAACAATAACATGCGACACCGTACTAATTTAAAAAGAGACGTCATAATATAGTTTCTAGTATGATAGAGACCGCGCTAACCAGATAACCGAATGACAAATATGGCACTACTCAGACGGCCGTGGACAAATATGGCACTACTCAGACGGCCGAGTGACAAATATGGCACTTCCCAGACGGCTGAGTGACAAATATGGCACTTCTCAGACGGCTGAGTGACAAATATGGCACTAAACGTTAACATTCCAACATTCAACAACACAAACTCGACACAGTTTTAATCACCCATTCTATTGGTTGGTTAGTGACATACCCTATACGGCCTATACGCTGTATACTGGTATGGTTGATACTGGGGGCGTACCATATACGGCTGCTGCGGCGCGGCTCCCTCAAAGCCTATGAACTGGACGGCCACGTCTCCATCGACAGTGATGTGGGTGATCCGCTGGAACGGAGTCCGGTGGAGGAACTCGCAGAAATGGATGCCGTTTAGGGCCACCTGGAATGAGATAATGGTATCGTTTAGGcgcgattggtccaattcgcAATAATCGCAATTGGTCCAATCGTGAAAAATTCACAAATTCGCGATTGGTCCAATTACGAATTGGACCAATAGCGAATTGGACTAATCGCGAATTTGTGAATTTTTCACGATTGGCCCAATTGCGAATTGGACCTATCGCGCCTAAACGAATGGTATTTGTTCATCAGGCTTTAGGTCGTTTAGTCTGAAAAAggtggcgccactggcgagtaaGGTATTGTGGCTGTCACTTGCTTGTTGTGGCTAAGATAGTGGCGGATGAAGTATGAAGAAGAACCACTGAGGAAGTGGCAAGTAACATGACCTCACTCTAAAGTAGCGCCAAGTAAATATCATAGTCCTCGTACCACTGCAGCGcttaccagttggcgccactatcTTGGCCacaagcaagtgacaggaccttattctacagtggcgccactcTGGTGCTTGATTGCAAATGCGACAGTTCTTACCGCTTCAACTTTCACTGGATGATGAGACTGCGTTACCCACAAATAAGCGATAGAACctgactctacagtggcgccaactgatgaGCGCAGGAAAACCTAATTATGCTATTTACTAATCTCCAATAACAGCAGCTTTCTcacggaacaaacttgaccttcattagtTGGACTGTTATTGGCggtgaagctgtagatcctggctacacaggagttgcagcggtgggtcTCTTTCCTGCAAGCAGGAAGAGTCGCCTACTACAACTGACCTTGATATACTGCGGCTCGCGCCTAACGGGACTATTCAAacactcctgtgtagccaggatccacagcttgaccgccaaaaaaggAACTACCAACTACCCTACAGACTGACCTTGATAGACTGTGGCTCACACAGCAGCAGCGCCTCGAACGGCTCCCCCCTCCTGATCGGTATTCCCCCATCAGTCTCTTCAACCCCCCACTCCATCGAGGACAGGTGGTTGCGGACCACGCACATCTCCACGAAGCGAAAGTTCAGGTGGAGAGCAATGTCGTCGCGGGGATCCGTGTTGGGTCCGCACTGGAGGTTGATGGCAAATCTGGTGGAGAAGGTACCATCATCAGCATTACAGAATAACCAGAATAGATAGTAACAAATGACAAACTACACGCAAAGCGCGTTCAGGCAACACATACTGGGGAAGTTTAGCAGGGGAGCTGCCATCTGGCAAGGGTATGTCCCTACATTCCTACCATTTTTGTCTTAGGCTGGTTTAGAAAACACGCTGACCATCACCGCAGAAGCCGTAATGTATGAAGCGtaggcgccgagcgatcagcgacACTCAGGAACGTTTTcttaattacatacatattgatctgtcagccccgacgatcagcgagcggtcagcgcgattctaaccCGCCTTAAATGTAAAGCGTGGGGTCCTTgactaaaaaactcatttagCTGGGTGTTGCAGAAAAAGTCAGGAGACGTTTGTTGGTAAAGGGGTTTGTATTTCAGTTTTTACACGCAGTAGTTTTCAGACAGTGGTTGGAAAGGGAATGTGTAAGTAAATGGCCGTGCAAGCAGCACGGACGTAATGTGTAGCGCCATCTATGGTTCTTTATATGAATTAGTTCGTTACTCTAGTTAGTTCGGTAAGAAAGTAAGAAGAACCATAGATGACGCTTTACAAACTGTTTATAGAGATGGCGCTAAACATGTATTGGTTTGGAACACTGGGCCTGACTGGTTGCTTCTGGACCCGACTGTCCTTTTCTAAGCCAGACTGTCCACTTCTGGCTCAGAagctacacttgcgagcaaaactatggaatcacttacatgaagttgtttcaacgcgaacttgtgtactaacgaatttgttagtaacaaaaaaagtggcaccattttaaagattaaacttttatctttagggggtaaataggccgcacctcgcaaacagttcatacatggctttttcgttacttcttcacatcagccgggatatctttttaaataatggtgtgatttaaatgaatttggtatcaatttaaagataaaagtttaatctttaaaatggtgccactttttttgttcctaacaaattcgttagtacacaagatcgcgtggaaacaacttcatgtaagtgattccatacttttgctcgcgagtgtataagtCTAGCGCTTAACAGTCAGTTTTTAACCCATCAAACCCCAAGCGGCGGTAATCAATATCTTGTATCATCAAAGTTCTAAGGTACAAATCAGCTCATTGTTAACAAAATAGAGCAATGTGTTTTGTGCAAAATTTCGTCATTTTTACGTTTGCCACGTCTATTTTCTTTCACCGGCGACTCGCTAGTGGCGTGCAAAGGGGAGAGAGTTCAATTACTCCAGCTACTGAGACGTTCAACAGCTCACGGCTACGGGATAAATAACTGTACACAAAAATATGAAGGGCGGGGTCAAATTGACCCCTCCACATCCTCGCCGGGTTAATAGCTTACCTCTGGGCGCCTGGCGGTACGTTACCCTGGACGCGGATCATGCGGCCGGGGTACATGCCCCCCGGAAGCGGGTACAGGCATGGTATTACCTGGAaataaagattaaataaattaaccttGGACTCGACTCATAAAACTTTGCAAGTAGacttttaagagccatttcacaaaaatattccgcgcgaatttaggtaaaagctgtcaacgcaacgtcaaaagagtaaaaagaacgctgaaatggacaaaaaaatcttgagccgtgaccgtattaagacttgatttaagttattaattttaaggtagaatgaggtattcaaacttgattaattaatttaaatttttaatagagtttattaagtcttttatatttcgattcataatgaaacacgaatgggtataatattatgtaaaatatatattaagtacaaaataaagacagtcacatagtgaaaaataaatctgcccccttacagctccatcatcggaccctggatacgaataatgaaacacgaataggtataatatgtaaaatatattaagtacaaaataaagacagtcacatagtgaaaaaaaaattctgcccccttacagctccatcatcggaccctggatacgaaatattcgtcaaggcgaatcacacaagcccaaactccatagggttctattgttttgttacggaggtggccattatttgtcctgaagcagtggtagggttaatactgggacgtgtaaaagtgcttttttaaaacctacttacagaaataaatgagttttactgagtttttactgagttttattgcatctcctccagatccattatcagacagagctaagaaataaataaataaatattattataagtaaacaaataacaaaaataattcatcttactatcttactttttactagtcttactaatattataaatacgaaagtttgtgtggatgtctggatgtttgttacactttcacgcaaaaactactgaacagattttgatgaaactttacagtacagtacagcagtactaggcagtctgtgttcaactatcactcgggtcggacgttcctatcacaagacctttggttcactcagttccgatacgactctagtgctgtgtgtaattattttcgtgaatacactgagtttattaatttctacgagtggatttcattttgcctgagacctacgccatgaaccctgaaccagaagaccctgtcgccagcgacagcgacgcttatccatccctggcgtcgaccagaataacaatgtataggctataatttatgacgatctgtgacaaactaaatttcaagcgggtgaagccgcgggcaatactacatatttcatactagctttttgcccgcgacttctactgcgatgaagtggaaaatggttctaatagaaacgtcgggagggtaaatattttatttaccgttaaaatagatattgttgcaataaatcccgtgaagtgataattctatggttctaatagaattaaaatatccttagaaaattaattttgttaaatgattatattttttgatataaaatctacacatcattatgtttaaatatttgaatacttacaaaattatgagatctttctaaaacaaaattaaaacactacacctgccgcagatttctttgtaaacaatgtttttttgtttttccttcaggtgctaaaatcaccaggctattgtgtgcgcatactctggagcattccacatacaactggtcgtcggagaagcatagatttccattaagtctactcccgctaccatatggaactccgctaaaactcgtgagggcgccaacacttgcttttgtatcgaaaattagtatgagcagctgcgcacgcggttgcccgttgcaggctctatgcaaccacgctattttaaaccgtggtccctaagcatgagatgggaaactgcactctcttgaattctcttgaatttgatggtgttaggggaatcctaggaatgaatatagactttccaatggaatctcctcatcaatattgcgaaattgcgagttgcaatgcaatgttacgttttcacttgttattttattgaaatctgACCTTGATGTTTgaaaacacgtgtcaaaataaaaaaaaaaatttaaatcaaaagtactaaggaatatttcattgatatcaacttagaaacaagcacagatcacagaaactaaagggaaatgtgacaagggacaaattggaacatattgcttgtgaaagcaatgatgacagtagcgacgttattatgtaaacagtttatattgcttgcatagtactaaagattattcggacgttgaatactgataccgcaatggataatgagcacataatttgattctttgtgtgtgtgaatttctaatacgacactgagtttcgaactcagtgcattacttagcatctctctatatttctatggaaccaaattatctccaaaataacattccacacctttttaacctagtcaggtaataattttaataaaatacgaagcacgtcatctatcaataggatatatgtatattttagaagttaataaattatgcataaaatataaacactttagaagtttagttaaatcgtagaatttctgaaaaacaagtactaaaatcgtactgaaaaaaaaagtattaatatgttatctaatttatttattaaacgtcgaattttatcaaagattttggactaaagtttttgaaaatatgttatagcctacatagaaaaaaattaggattctaaatcgtgaaagaaatttttttcggagcctgttgcctccaaacaaacaaacaaacaattaaatctttcctcttttattagtatagatttaacaaaaaaacaaaacgtttctttttcttcttcacgaaacaaaactcaaagcggataaataaatcccaccaaaaacattctgtaaaaaactagccaagtctcgatggagctgcctgtttatctctaaaaagtaatgaaatctagacaaagtcgtgccaagtctatggttccttactgcgatttctttattattatatttaatgttgtgtgacttggccgttgaagggtaccaAACCagatgctccatgacaccattgcaccaatctgtcgccaaaaccgctacccattgacgatggaaaataaattgcacttggaaaacgttgattcaataaccagtcaactgtaggcttaataaagctgcgtatttcaataatacttatgtatgattatcttaataaagattgtttaacggccaagtcacacaacattaaatataataataaagaaatcgcagtaaggaaccatagacttggcacgactttgtctagatttcattactttttagagataaacaggcagctccatcgagacttggctagttttttacagaatgtttttggtgggatttcacttctttttgtagaaggtggcataattatttaacgttggcgtcttttcttttaatatcaTCGACATTTtctttacgatattaaacacaaataaactcaacgacctttaaaatggacaacgaatcagaaattgttttaataacaagtgccacgccatctagcggtgagcggtacaggcgaacaccacggtgccggtgtggcgctagtagtattgttatgaatgtggtgttactccagatcttcgattttcctagtttttatagttttccctttatgtagtcattaaaccctaactctgtaccaaatttcagctctctgagttaatgggaagtactagttctattttgatgatcatcagtgagtgagtgtcgtaaatgcgaaactttgctttcgcttaacttcggaactaaatgacctacagacttgaaattttggatttcaagtatgtgattatagctcaCTAGATGAcaaaaatttctgcgttctggtcttatccagaggttctcaaatagaggcctgaaaatgcggcgaaat contains these protein-coding regions:
- the LOC135085968 gene encoding galectin-4-like isoform X2, whose translation is MAAPIYNPVIPCLYPLPGGMYPGRMIRVQGNVPPGAQRFAINLQCGPNTDPRDDIALHLNFRFVEMCVVRNHLSSMEWGVEETDGGIPIRRGEPFEALLLCEPQSIKVALNGIHFCEFLHRTPFQRITHITVDGDVAVQFIGFEGAAPQQPYMADPPTYGGQYGPPPPAYGAPGYGAPQGYSAPPPTAVQGYTAAPYEAPQQRSGMGTGAAVGLGVGALAAGGLAGYAIGGGFRSDSPPSEVNIVESFGGDDWMD